TTTGCGCCCTTTTAATTGCGAATATGTCCAAGGTTATTTATTTTCAGCGCCTGTACCAGTTGAAGCAGCAACCAAATTAATTTCGGAAATTTAGGAATAGGGTACAGGGCACAGAGCCTAGAATCAATGCCCAATGCCCAGCGCCCAGCGCCCAACCACCAACATGGCAATAATTTATGGATGAAGAACTATACGATCGAGGGTTAGAAAAAGCGCGTCAAGGAGATTTAACGGGAGCGATCGCCTGTTTTACCCAAGCTTTACAAGTAAATCCCTGGTTGGCTGATGCATATTATCATCGAGGATTAGCTTATTATGACTTGGGAGAGCTACAAAAGGCGGCGTTTGATTACACTGAGGCGATTAAGCATAACTTACGTCAAGCGAATTATTACTGTGCTAGAGCTTTGGTGAGAGTGGGTTTAAAATATTTACCTGGTGCTGAAGAAGATATCGAAAAAGCTATTTCCATAGATCCCAAATCTGCTCAAGCTTACTATTTGAAAGGGATTATCTTGCGGAAGCAAGGCAGTAATACCAACGCCATTTTAAGCTGGAAACAAGCCGCTCAACTGTATTTAGAGCAAAAAGATGCCGATAATTGCCGTCGTTGCTTGGAAAATATTGAACAACTCCAGTCTCCTCCTTTAATTGTCCCCAACCCATCTATTCCTAATCAACCACAAGTCGCCCCAGCGAAGCTAGAAATAATTTACCAGCAGATGTGGCAACAAGCTCAGAAAGGAGATGCAAAAACGGCGATTGAATCTCTAAATTGGGCGATCGCAATGGATAAAAAAGATGCCCTCGCTTATTGCTATCGAGGCTCGATTCGCGCTCTAATTGGTCAAGATCGAGAAGGATTAGCCGATTTAAATCAATCATTGCAGCTAGATAGTAAAAACTTACTCGCATACCAAAATCGCGGTCAATTGAAGGCGAAAATTGGAGATTATAATGGAGCATTAGCTGACTTAGAGCAAGTTTTCCAAATGGTGACCCCAAATGCCGAACTCATGCTAGTTAGAGCCAATATTTACCAACAAATGGGTAATTATCTCGAAGCAATTGAAGATTATACTGAAAGTCTTAAATTAGCTCCCAAACAGCCAGAAGTTTACTATCAGCGAGCTATAGCTTACACGCGAATTGAAGAAATTAAACAAGCTGTAGCTGATTATCAGCAAGCTGCTACTCTCTATAGCGAACAAAACAACTGGGACGAGTATCAAAATACCCTAGAACGCCTCAAACAAGTCCAGTCTGCTACTCCAGTTGGTATACCCAAAGCACAAGCCAATAGTAACCCCTTGTGGGAGAGATTGATCTTACTAGTTGGCGGACAAGTGGAAATTGCTGAAAGACTAGTAGAACAAGTCAAACTCTACTATCCAGGAATGGCAGA
This DNA window, taken from Merismopedia glauca CCAP 1448/3, encodes the following:
- a CDS encoding tetratricopeptide repeat protein, coding for MDEELYDRGLEKARQGDLTGAIACFTQALQVNPWLADAYYHRGLAYYDLGELQKAAFDYTEAIKHNLRQANYYCARALVRVGLKYLPGAEEDIEKAISIDPKSAQAYYLKGIILRKQGSNTNAILSWKQAAQLYLEQKDADNCRRCLENIEQLQSPPLIVPNPSIPNQPQVAPAKLEIIYQQMWQQAQKGDAKTAIESLNWAIAMDKKDALAYCYRGSIRALIGQDREGLADLNQSLQLDSKNLLAYQNRGQLKAKIGDYNGALADLEQVFQMVTPNAELMLVRANIYQQMGNYLEAIEDYTESLKLAPKQPEVYYQRAIAYTRIEEIKQAVADYQQAATLYSEQNNWDEYQNTLERLKQVQSATPVGIPKAQANSNPLWERLILLVGGQVEIAERLVEQVKLYYPGMAEDWYLEKVLYDIEQGNFQGDG